In Astyanax mexicanus isolate ESR-SI-001 chromosome 5, AstMex3_surface, whole genome shotgun sequence, a single window of DNA contains:
- the rbm5 gene encoding RNA-binding protein 5 isoform X2 has product MGADKRVSRTERSGRYGSEQSRDDERRERRDRDDRGYDSHRWSDDRRSDRYDGDRGERSDRYWSRDSPERGRKRRISDESDDGHHSDGDYSEHDYRGDPSDEKESKTIMLRGLPVNTTEAMIRAAIDQLEGPQPMDVRLMKKRSGISRGFAFVEFYHLQDATRWMETNQKLLTIQGKSVAMQYNTRHKFEDWLCNSCGLYNFRRRLKCFRCGAAKSDSESSSITGGTETQSSGDFYGDTIILRNIAPLSTVEGIMTALAPYANLSAGNIRLIKDKQTGHNRGFAFVQLSSPLEASQLLTILQGLQPPLKLDGKTIGVDYAKSARKDLLLPDGNRISAFSVASTAIAAAQWSSSQPQQSVEPASEYSCLPEGYVHYSQEYQAQYQQLQSGVDPSQANGILGAAPGLKVLPTAAGVVISQGAQVYQPQIVGQPATQTLQAVQTPIIAAAATVSVPATSAVIAAAPVTAMSAATALAASSNAKPAPDTSTYQYDEASGYYYDPQTGLYYDPNTHYYYNSYTQQYLYWDSEKQAYLPAPDSSGAGQMGAATTPPKEGKEKKEKPKSKTAQQIAKDMERWAKSLNKQKENFKSSFQPISQEERKEAAAADAGFTLFEKKQVTGLERLISEAVKTSEEESSSSKVALVAAYSGDSEPEEAPEGDEREDKLTDWRKMACLLCRRQFPNKEALIRHQQLSDLHKQNLEVHRRSKLSEAELEELERKETEMKYRDRAAERREKYGIPEPPAPKKRKFTQPATPVVNYEQPTKDGLNSDNIGNKMLQAMGWKEGKGLGRNQQGITAPIEAQLRMKGAGLGTKGSNYTLSASDTYKDAVRKAMFARFTEIE; this is encoded by the exons ATGGGTGCTGATAAAcg GGTTAGCCGTACAGAGCGCAGCGGACGATACGGCTCAGAGCAGTCTCGTGATGACGAGCGCAGAGAGCGGCGTGATCGAGATGATCGAGGGTATGACTCTCACCGCTGGAGTGATGATCGCCGCAGTGACCGATATGATGGAGACCGTGGGGAGCGCAGTGATCGCTACTGGAGTCGAGACAGTCCTGAG AGGGGAAGGAAACGGCGTATAAGTGATGAGTCCGATGACGGGCACCACTCAGATGGTGATTATTCTGAGCATGATTACCGAGGTGACCCATCTGATGAGAAGGAGAGCAAGACCATCATGCTCCGAGGCCTTCCTGTCAACACCACAGAGGCTATG ATTCGAGCGGCGATAGACCAGTTGGAGGGGCCGCAACCGATGGATGTGCGCCTGATGAAAAAGAGATCAG GTATAAGCCGAGGTTTCGCCTTcgtggagttttatcacttgcaAGATGCTACCCGATGGATGGAGACCAATCAG AAGCTGCTGACCATCCAGGGCAAAAGTGTTGCCATGCAGTACAACACCCGGCACAAGTTTGAAGACTGGCTTTGCAACTCG TGCGGCCTGTACAATTTCCGGAGGAGACTGAAGTGCTTCAGATGTGGAGCAGCCAAGTCAG actcTGAAAGCAGCAGCATTACAGGAGGCACAGAGACCCAGTCCAGTGGAGACTTCTATGGAGACA CGATTATTCTGAGGAACATTGCTCCACTCTCCACTGTTGAAGGCATCATGACCGCTTTGGCACCGTACGCTAACCTGTCGGCCGGTAACATCCGCCTCATTAAAGACAAGCAGACCGGCCACAACAGAGGATTCGCCTTCGTGCAGCTCTCCTCTCCTCTG gAGGCTTCTCAGCTTCTGACGATCCTCCAGGGTCTCCAGCCTCCTCTCAAACTAGATGGGAAGACCATTGGAGTCGACTATGCCAAGAGTGCTCGAAA GGACCTGCTGCTGCCGGATGGGAACCGTATCAGTGCTTTCTCTGTAGCCAGCACCGCTATTGCTGCAGCTCAGTGGTCCTCCAGCCAG cCACAACAAAGTGTGGAGCCTGCTTCAGAGTACAGCTGCCTGCCGGAAGGCTATGTGCATTATTCACAG GAATATCAAGCCCAGTATCAACAGCTGCAGTCAGGAGTAGACCCATCTCAGGCCAACGGCATACTTGGAG CTGCTCCTGGATTGAAGGTGCTGCCGACGGCTGCAGGTGTGGTCATCTCTCAGGGCGCTCAGGTTTATCAGCCGCAGATAGTCGGCCAGCCTGCAACACAG aCTTTACAGGCAGTGCAAACTCCGATTATTGCTGCAGCTGCCACCGTTTCAGTGCCAGCAACCTCTGCAGTAATCGCGGCAGCTCCCGTAACAGCCATGTCTGCAGCCACTGCTTTAGCTGCTTCTTCAAATGCTAAACCAG CTCCTGATACCTCCACCTACCAGTATGATGAAGCTTCTGGCTACTACTACGACCCACAAACTGGCCTTTATTATGACCCCAACACACAC TACTACTACAACTCCTACACGCAGCAGTACTTGTATTGGGACAGTGAGAAGCAGGCGTACTTGCCTGCACCCGACTCCAGCGGTGCGGGGCAGATGGGGGCAGCCACCACTCCACCCAAAGAGGgcaaggagaagaaggagaagccCAAAAGCAAGACCGCCCAGCAG ATTGCGAAAGATATGGAGCGCTGGGCGAAGAGCTTAAACAAGCAGAAGGAGAATTTCAAGAGCAGCTTCCAGCCAATCAGccaggaggagaggaaggaggCAGCGGCGGCAGATGCTGGATTTACCCTGTTTGAGAAGAAG caggTCACTGGTTTGGAGAGGCTCATTTCTGAGGCAGTGAAGACATCAGAAGAGGAAAGTTCATCCTCAAAG GTTGCTCTGGTAGCAGCGTACAGCGGGGACAGTGAGCCTGAAGAAGCTCCTGAAGGAGATGAGAGGGAAGACAAGCTAACAGACTGGAGGAAGATGGCCTGTCTGCTGTGCAGGAGACAGTTCCCCAACAAGGAAGCTCTGATCCGCCACCAGCAGCTCTCAGACCTTCACAAG CAAAACCTGGAGGTGCACAGAAGATCTAAGCTGAGTGAGGCAgagctggaggagctggagaGGAAGGAGACTGAG ATGAAGTACAGAGACAGGGCagctgagaggagagagaaatACGGCATTCCAGAACCTCCTGCACCCAAGAAGAGGAAGTTCACCCAGCCAGCTACTCCAGTGGT GAACTATGAGCAGCCCACTAAGGATGGACTGAACAGTGACAACATTGGGAATAAGATGCTTCAGGCGATGGGCTGGAAGGAAGGCAAAGGTCTGGGCAGAAATCAGCAGGGCATCACAGCACCGATTGAG GCTCAGTTGAGGATGAAGGGCGCCGGTCTCGGGACTAAAGGAAGTAATTACACTCTCTCAGCGTCCGACACTTACAAGGACGCCGTCCGCAAAGCCATGTTCGCCCGGTTCACTGAAATCGAGTAA
- the rbm5 gene encoding RNA-binding protein 5 isoform X1, protein MGADKRVSRTERSGRYGSEQSRDDERRERRDRDDRGYDSHRWSDDRRSDRYDGDRGERSDRYWSRDSPERGRKRRISDESDDGHHSDGDYSEHDYRGDPSDEKESKTIMLRGLPVNTTEAMIRAAIDQLEGPQPMDVRLMKKRSGISRGFAFVEFYHLQDATRWMETNQKLLTIQGKSVAMQYNTRHKFEDWLCNSCGLYNFRRRLKCFRCGAAKSDSESSSITGGTETQSSGDFYGDTIILRNIAPLSTVEGIMTALAPYANLSAGNIRLIKDKQTGHNRGFAFVQLSSPLEASQLLTILQGLQPPLKLDGKTIGVDYAKSARKDLLLPDGNRISAFSVASTAIAAAQWSSSQPQQSVEPASEYSCLPEGYVHYSQEYQAQYQQLQSGVDPSQANGILGAAPGLKVLPTAAGVVISQGAQVYQPQIVGQPATQTLQAVQTPIIAAAATVSVPATSAVIAAAPVTAMSAATALAASSNAKPAAPDTSTYQYDEASGYYYDPQTGLYYDPNTHYYYNSYTQQYLYWDSEKQAYLPAPDSSGAGQMGAATTPPKEGKEKKEKPKSKTAQQIAKDMERWAKSLNKQKENFKSSFQPISQEERKEAAAADAGFTLFEKKQVTGLERLISEAVKTSEEESSSSKVALVAAYSGDSEPEEAPEGDEREDKLTDWRKMACLLCRRQFPNKEALIRHQQLSDLHKQNLEVHRRSKLSEAELEELERKETEMKYRDRAAERREKYGIPEPPAPKKRKFTQPATPVVNYEQPTKDGLNSDNIGNKMLQAMGWKEGKGLGRNQQGITAPIEAQLRMKGAGLGTKGSNYTLSASDTYKDAVRKAMFARFTEIE, encoded by the exons ATGGGTGCTGATAAAcg GGTTAGCCGTACAGAGCGCAGCGGACGATACGGCTCAGAGCAGTCTCGTGATGACGAGCGCAGAGAGCGGCGTGATCGAGATGATCGAGGGTATGACTCTCACCGCTGGAGTGATGATCGCCGCAGTGACCGATATGATGGAGACCGTGGGGAGCGCAGTGATCGCTACTGGAGTCGAGACAGTCCTGAG AGGGGAAGGAAACGGCGTATAAGTGATGAGTCCGATGACGGGCACCACTCAGATGGTGATTATTCTGAGCATGATTACCGAGGTGACCCATCTGATGAGAAGGAGAGCAAGACCATCATGCTCCGAGGCCTTCCTGTCAACACCACAGAGGCTATG ATTCGAGCGGCGATAGACCAGTTGGAGGGGCCGCAACCGATGGATGTGCGCCTGATGAAAAAGAGATCAG GTATAAGCCGAGGTTTCGCCTTcgtggagttttatcacttgcaAGATGCTACCCGATGGATGGAGACCAATCAG AAGCTGCTGACCATCCAGGGCAAAAGTGTTGCCATGCAGTACAACACCCGGCACAAGTTTGAAGACTGGCTTTGCAACTCG TGCGGCCTGTACAATTTCCGGAGGAGACTGAAGTGCTTCAGATGTGGAGCAGCCAAGTCAG actcTGAAAGCAGCAGCATTACAGGAGGCACAGAGACCCAGTCCAGTGGAGACTTCTATGGAGACA CGATTATTCTGAGGAACATTGCTCCACTCTCCACTGTTGAAGGCATCATGACCGCTTTGGCACCGTACGCTAACCTGTCGGCCGGTAACATCCGCCTCATTAAAGACAAGCAGACCGGCCACAACAGAGGATTCGCCTTCGTGCAGCTCTCCTCTCCTCTG gAGGCTTCTCAGCTTCTGACGATCCTCCAGGGTCTCCAGCCTCCTCTCAAACTAGATGGGAAGACCATTGGAGTCGACTATGCCAAGAGTGCTCGAAA GGACCTGCTGCTGCCGGATGGGAACCGTATCAGTGCTTTCTCTGTAGCCAGCACCGCTATTGCTGCAGCTCAGTGGTCCTCCAGCCAG cCACAACAAAGTGTGGAGCCTGCTTCAGAGTACAGCTGCCTGCCGGAAGGCTATGTGCATTATTCACAG GAATATCAAGCCCAGTATCAACAGCTGCAGTCAGGAGTAGACCCATCTCAGGCCAACGGCATACTTGGAG CTGCTCCTGGATTGAAGGTGCTGCCGACGGCTGCAGGTGTGGTCATCTCTCAGGGCGCTCAGGTTTATCAGCCGCAGATAGTCGGCCAGCCTGCAACACAG aCTTTACAGGCAGTGCAAACTCCGATTATTGCTGCAGCTGCCACCGTTTCAGTGCCAGCAACCTCTGCAGTAATCGCGGCAGCTCCCGTAACAGCCATGTCTGCAGCCACTGCTTTAGCTGCTTCTTCAAATGCTAAACCAG CAGCTCCTGATACCTCCACCTACCAGTATGATGAAGCTTCTGGCTACTACTACGACCCACAAACTGGCCTTTATTATGACCCCAACACACAC TACTACTACAACTCCTACACGCAGCAGTACTTGTATTGGGACAGTGAGAAGCAGGCGTACTTGCCTGCACCCGACTCCAGCGGTGCGGGGCAGATGGGGGCAGCCACCACTCCACCCAAAGAGGgcaaggagaagaaggagaagccCAAAAGCAAGACCGCCCAGCAG ATTGCGAAAGATATGGAGCGCTGGGCGAAGAGCTTAAACAAGCAGAAGGAGAATTTCAAGAGCAGCTTCCAGCCAATCAGccaggaggagaggaaggaggCAGCGGCGGCAGATGCTGGATTTACCCTGTTTGAGAAGAAG caggTCACTGGTTTGGAGAGGCTCATTTCTGAGGCAGTGAAGACATCAGAAGAGGAAAGTTCATCCTCAAAG GTTGCTCTGGTAGCAGCGTACAGCGGGGACAGTGAGCCTGAAGAAGCTCCTGAAGGAGATGAGAGGGAAGACAAGCTAACAGACTGGAGGAAGATGGCCTGTCTGCTGTGCAGGAGACAGTTCCCCAACAAGGAAGCTCTGATCCGCCACCAGCAGCTCTCAGACCTTCACAAG CAAAACCTGGAGGTGCACAGAAGATCTAAGCTGAGTGAGGCAgagctggaggagctggagaGGAAGGAGACTGAG ATGAAGTACAGAGACAGGGCagctgagaggagagagaaatACGGCATTCCAGAACCTCCTGCACCCAAGAAGAGGAAGTTCACCCAGCCAGCTACTCCAGTGGT GAACTATGAGCAGCCCACTAAGGATGGACTGAACAGTGACAACATTGGGAATAAGATGCTTCAGGCGATGGGCTGGAAGGAAGGCAAAGGTCTGGGCAGAAATCAGCAGGGCATCACAGCACCGATTGAG GCTCAGTTGAGGATGAAGGGCGCCGGTCTCGGGACTAAAGGAAGTAATTACACTCTCTCAGCGTCCGACACTTACAAGGACGCCGTCCGCAAAGCCATGTTCGCCCGGTTCACTGAAATCGAGTAA